A genome region from Baekduia alba includes the following:
- a CDS encoding LLM class flavin-dependent oxidoreductase, which produces MRFSIFYEHQVPRPWEADGEHRLLQEALEQVELADRLGFDTVWAAEHHFLEEHSHSSAPGVFLAAASQRTTTIRLGFGTVPLAPGYQHPARVAEAAATLDLLSDGRVELGTGETSSGAELAGFGVDRETQTAQWSEAIEIVARMMVETPFAGADTDHIKMPPRNVVPKPLQKPHPPLWVACPRQETIRRAAEKGLGALSFAFVEPEDVRSWVDEYYTIISSDRCVPAGFAVNPNFAAALPMMVHADEAEAIERGIDGAHFLGYALGHYNAFGEHAPGRTSIWEEFQARRDDVGFARSAISADGAPLSVKVLQRGLGSVRGAIGTPAQLRELIGRYEDAGVDELLFCLQTGKTQHKHIMEALELFAAEVMPAFAQRRPARARDKAERLGDAAERALERRAPRRTVARGYAFKAGDSGVDAAAVAIPEEPAAPSARRAPGAAVTSLRRQLETHGERAFQAFVGRSDDARLARTAGSGAGLRVIFGAMERQFVPERAAGFTGDIQYNLRAVDGSVRAWTVAIDRERARARPGAADDAELTITLAVADFIRIAGRDLDPVKAVLTGRMELAGDFGVALKLGEMFGQPGGF; this is translated from the coding sequence ATGCGCTTCTCGATCTTCTACGAGCACCAGGTGCCGCGACCATGGGAGGCCGACGGCGAGCATCGACTCCTACAAGAAGCGCTCGAGCAGGTCGAGCTGGCCGACCGCCTCGGCTTCGACACCGTCTGGGCGGCGGAGCACCACTTCCTGGAGGAGCACTCGCACTCGTCGGCGCCCGGCGTCTTCCTGGCCGCCGCTTCGCAGCGGACCACCACGATCCGGTTGGGCTTCGGGACCGTGCCGCTGGCGCCGGGCTACCAGCATCCGGCGCGGGTCGCCGAAGCCGCCGCGACGCTCGACCTCCTCTCCGACGGGCGCGTCGAGCTCGGGACGGGGGAGACGTCGTCCGGGGCCGAGCTCGCTGGCTTCGGCGTCGATCGTGAGACGCAAACTGCACAGTGGAGCGAAGCGATCGAGATCGTTGCGCGGATGATGGTCGAGACGCCGTTCGCCGGCGCCGACACCGACCACATCAAGATGCCTCCGCGCAACGTGGTGCCCAAGCCGCTGCAGAAGCCGCACCCGCCGCTGTGGGTCGCCTGCCCACGTCAGGAGACGATCCGCCGCGCTGCCGAGAAGGGACTCGGAGCGCTGAGCTTCGCGTTCGTCGAGCCCGAGGACGTGCGCTCCTGGGTCGACGAGTACTACACCATCATCTCGTCGGACCGCTGCGTCCCGGCTGGGTTCGCCGTCAACCCCAACTTCGCGGCCGCGCTGCCGATGATGGTGCACGCCGACGAGGCGGAGGCGATCGAGCGCGGCATCGACGGCGCCCACTTCCTCGGCTACGCGCTCGGCCATTACAATGCCTTCGGCGAGCACGCGCCCGGCCGGACGTCGATCTGGGAGGAGTTCCAGGCCCGCCGGGACGACGTCGGCTTCGCGCGCTCCGCGATCTCCGCCGACGGCGCGCCGCTGAGCGTCAAGGTCCTCCAGCGCGGCCTTGGCTCCGTGCGCGGCGCGATCGGGACGCCCGCCCAGCTGCGCGAGCTGATCGGCCGCTACGAGGACGCGGGCGTCGACGAGCTGCTGTTCTGCCTGCAAACGGGCAAGACCCAGCACAAGCACATCATGGAGGCCTTGGAGCTGTTCGCCGCCGAGGTGATGCCGGCGTTCGCGCAACGGCGTCCCGCGCGGGCGCGGGACAAGGCCGAGCGGCTGGGCGACGCGGCGGAGCGCGCGCTGGAGCGGCGGGCGCCGCGCCGGACGGTCGCGCGCGGGTACGCGTTCAAGGCCGGCGACAGCGGGGTCGACGCGGCGGCGGTCGCGATCCCGGAGGAGCCTGCTGCCCCGTCGGCGCGGCGCGCCCCCGGCGCTGCGGTCACCTCGCTGCGGCGCCAGCTCGAGACCCACGGCGAGCGCGCGTTCCAGGCGTTCGTCGGGCGCTCGGACGACGCGCGCCTCGCGCGCACCGCCGGCTCCGGCGCCGGCCTCAGGGTCATCTTCGGCGCGATGGAGCGCCAGTTCGTGCCGGAGCGCGCAGCGGGCTTCACCGGTGACATCCAGTACAACCTGCGCGCGGTGGACGGGTCGGTGCGCGCGTGGACGGTCGCGATCGACCGGGAGCGCGCCCGCGCACGGCCCGGCGCCGCCGACGACGCCGAGCTCACGATCACGCTCGCGGTCGCCGACTTCATCCGCATCGCTGGTCGCGACCTCGATCCGGTCAAGGCCGTCCTGACCGGCCGGATGGAGCTCGCGGGCGACTTCGGCGTCGCGCTCAAGCTGGGCGAGATGTTCGGCCAGCCGGGCGGGTTCTGA